GGTTGACCTTCTCGCTTAAATCTTCTATTAACGGCTACAGTAAAAGTGGCTACAGCTGTTCCTGTTCCTTGAGCAAATTTTAACTCAGGATCTTTTGTTAATCTACCAACTAAAACAACTTTATTCATAAAAGCACCACCTATTTTTCTGGATTTATTATGATATGTCTTATAACACTGTCAGTAATTCTAAATACTCTATCTAATTCTTTCGGTAATTCTGGATTTGAATTGAAATTTATTAATGTATAGTGGCCTTCACCAACCTTTTGTATTTCATAGGCTAATTTTCTTTTGCCCCATGCATCAACATTTTCAATAACTCCACCATTATTTTCTATTATACCTTTAAATTTTTCAACGTTAGCTTTAACAGCTTCTTCGTCTAATGATGGATGTAATATGAATATAGTTTCATACTTTCTCATTAATTTCACCTCCTCCCCTCGGACTAACGGCTGCGCATTGCACAGCAGGGATTACAAGAATAGATTATATCACTTAATCATACAAAAATCAAGTTATTATTCTTTAGCTACTCAATTTTCTTTGTTAATTACATTTTCTTTTATAATTTTCTTTACTCCTGAATCAAATTTAATTCTTGGAAGCATAACTAACCTTCCACAACCTAAACATTTTATTTTTATATCTGCACCCAACCTAATAATCTCCCAGTTCTTACTACCACAAGGATGAGTCTTTTTCATTTCAACAATATCTCCTAAATTAAATACCTTCACTACATATCCCACCTTCAATAGCTTTTACACTTTCTCCATCTCTCAGGAAAACTTCTTTTACTTTTATGTTTTCTGACTTTATAAGTTTAAATATGCTTTGAATATTTTCTTCTTCTATTTTTAAACTAATCCCACAGCTTTTAGTTATATAGGTAGGTGTGGGAATAACTACTACCTTTATCTGCTTCTTTATAGTTTCTCTTTCTGCTTTCATAGCTTCATGTGTATTTTGAAATGTTACTATATAATATTTATTCAATATTTTCACCCTATCCT
This DNA window, taken from Clostridium estertheticum, encodes the following:
- a CDS encoding DUF3343 domain-containing protein, with the translated sequence MNKYYIVTFQNTHEAMKAERETIKKQIKVVVIPTPTYITKSCGISLKIEEENIQSIFKLIKSENIKVKEVFLRDGESVKAIEGGICSEGI
- the rpsF gene encoding 30S ribosomal protein S6, which encodes MRKYETIFILHPSLDEEAVKANVEKFKGIIENNGGVIENVDAWGKRKLAYEIQKVGEGHYTLINFNSNPELPKELDRVFRITDSVIRHIIINPEK
- a CDS encoding DUF951 domain-containing protein — translated: MKKTHPCGSKNWEIIRLGADIKIKCLGCGRLVMLPRIKFDSGVKKIIKENVINKEN